In Deltaproteobacteria bacterium, the genomic window GGTTTCAGGTGATTCCATTTAGAGAGTGGTCTCAACATCAAGCCCGGTTTGGAGATGAATTGCTACTCAAGAATGTTCCGTATACAACTATTTATGGGCACCCCGGATATACAGAGTTCTTGCTCAAATCTAGAAGGCATAACCTAGAAATACGAATAGAATGCAAATGGCAGCAATCTGCTGGATCTGTGGACGAAAAGCTTCCTTATTTATATTTAAACTGTTTGGAAGCTATCCCAGAAAAAGAAATAATTATTGTGACTGGTGGAGGTGGAATGAAGAAGGGAGCTATTCCTTGGTTGAAAAGATCTGCAGAGAACAGACTTTATGTCAAAGAAACCTCGAGCTGCAAAGTTATCAAGGTGATGTTATTAGAGGAGTTCTTGTTGTGGGTAAACAATACTTTTTCTTAGCTACATGCGTTACCAAGGGGACATCTCGATCTTTAGGCATGGTTTGAAATTGACTGGCTAAATCTTCGCTCTACGATGCCAAATATG contains:
- a CDS encoding 4-diphosphocytidyl-2C-methyl-D-erythritol kinase, with translation MVVEREKLTQGGKANRQGKVLERTIVPTFESYGFQVIPFREWSQHQARFGDELLLKNVPYTTIYGHPGYTEFLLKSRRHNLEIRIECKWQQSAGSVDEKLPYLYLNCLEAIPEKEIIIVTGGGGMKKGAIPWLKRSAENRLYVKETSSCKVIKVMLLEEFLLWVNNTFS